From Domibacillus sp. DTU_2020_1001157_1_SI_ALB_TIR_016, a single genomic window includes:
- the yycF gene encoding response regulator YycF, whose protein sequence is MQKKILVVDDERPIADILQFNLKKEGYDVQCAYDGDQAVEMVENMQPDLVLLDIMLPGRDGMEVCREVRKKYEMPIIMLTAKDSEIDKVLGLELGADDYVTKPFSTRELIARVKANLRRHQAAPAPEEEEVDTNEIAVGALTIHPDAYIVSKRGETIELTHREFELLHYLAKHIGQVMTREHLLQTVWGYDYYGDVRTVDVTVRRLREKIEDNPSHPSWIVTRRGVGYYLRNPEQE, encoded by the coding sequence ATGCAAAAGAAAATATTGGTTGTCGATGATGAAAGACCCATTGCAGATATTTTGCAGTTTAATTTAAAAAAAGAAGGATATGACGTGCAATGCGCATACGATGGCGACCAGGCAGTTGAAATGGTAGAGAACATGCAGCCGGATTTAGTGCTGCTTGACATCATGCTTCCAGGCCGTGATGGGATGGAAGTATGCCGGGAAGTGCGTAAAAAATACGAAATGCCGATTATCATGCTGACAGCGAAGGATTCCGAGATTGATAAAGTGCTTGGACTGGAACTCGGAGCGGATGATTATGTGACAAAGCCGTTTTCTACACGTGAACTGATTGCACGGGTAAAAGCAAATCTTCGCCGCCATCAAGCAGCGCCGGCGCCAGAAGAAGAAGAAGTTGATACAAACGAGATTGCGGTAGGGGCTTTAACGATTCATCCGGATGCCTACATCGTTTCAAAACGCGGGGAAACAATTGAGTTAACTCATCGTGAATTTGAACTTCTTCATTACTTGGCCAAGCATATTGGACAGGTAATGACACGCGAGCACCTGCTGCAGACGGTTTGGGGATATGATTACTACGGAGATGTTAGAACAGTAGATGTAACAGTCAGACGCCTTCGTGAGAAGATTGAAGACAATCCGAGCCACCCATCCTGGATCGTAACACGAAGAGGCGTTGGCTACTATTTGCGCAACCCTGAACAGGAGTAA
- the rplI gene encoding 50S ribosomal protein L9 — MKVIFLKDVKGKGKKGDIKNVADGYAHNFLIKNGYAVEATSGNQNALDAQKKKQVALAAEELEEAKRLKETIEALTVELHAKTGAGGRLFGSVTAKQVADQLNKTHKIKIDKRKMDLPDGIRGLGYTNVPVKLHNEVTATLKVHVTEEK, encoded by the coding sequence ATGAAGGTAATCTTTTTAAAGGACGTAAAAGGAAAAGGCAAAAAAGGCGATATTAAAAATGTAGCCGACGGCTATGCACATAACTTTTTAATTAAAAACGGCTATGCAGTCGAAGCAACATCGGGCAACCAAAACGCGCTTGATGCTCAAAAGAAAAAACAAGTAGCTCTTGCAGCAGAAGAGCTGGAAGAAGCAAAGCGCCTGAAAGAAACGATTGAAGCACTGACTGTTGAATTGCATGCTAAAACAGGGGCAGGCGGACGACTTTTCGGTTCTGTAACAGCTAAACAAGTGGCAGATCAATTAAATAAAACACATAAAATTAAGATTGATAAACGGAAGATGGATCTTCCGGACGGCATCCGCGGCCTTGGCTACACAAACGTGCCGGTTAAATTGCATAATGAAGTCACAGCTACACTTAAGGTACATGTAACAGAAGAAAAATAA
- the dnaB gene encoding replicative DNA helicase encodes MSDVLTDRVPPQNIEAEQAVLGAIFLEPSALTVASEILIPEDFYRNAHQQIYLTMLKLSDHGKAVDVVTVTEDLAAHKLIEDVGGISYLSELAEAVPTAANIEYYSRIVEEKSLLRRLIRTATTIATDGYERENEVEGLLSEAEKSIMEVAQRKNAGAFHNIKDVLVRTYDNIELLHNRKGDVTGIPTGFAELDRMTAGFQRNDLIIVAARPSVGKTAFALNIAQNVATNTDETVAIFSLEMGAEQLVMRMLCAEGNINAQSLRTGTLTDEDWRKLTMAMGSLSNSGIYIDDTPGVRIGEIRSKCRRLKQEQGLGMILIDYLQLIQGNGRSGENRQQEVSEISRSLKALARELEVPVIALSQLSRGVEQRQDKRPMMSDIRESGSIEQDADIVAFLYRDDYYDKETENKNMIEIIIAKQRNGPTGTVELAFVKEYNKFVNVERRMDEMGAPPGA; translated from the coding sequence ATGAGCGATGTATTAACGGACCGTGTACCGCCGCAAAATATTGAAGCAGAACAGGCTGTGCTGGGGGCGATCTTTTTGGAGCCGTCCGCGTTAACAGTCGCTTCGGAAATATTAATTCCGGAAGACTTTTACCGGAATGCCCACCAGCAGATTTATTTAACGATGCTGAAGCTTAGCGACCACGGAAAAGCAGTGGACGTGGTGACGGTCACCGAAGACCTGGCCGCTCATAAATTGATTGAAGATGTCGGCGGTATTTCGTATTTGAGTGAATTGGCGGAAGCTGTCCCAACAGCGGCTAATATTGAATATTATTCCCGCATTGTAGAAGAAAAATCGCTTCTGCGCCGATTGATCCGCACGGCGACTACCATCGCCACAGACGGGTACGAGCGTGAGAATGAAGTGGAAGGCTTGCTGAGCGAAGCGGAAAAAAGCATTATGGAAGTGGCCCAGCGGAAAAATGCGGGTGCCTTTCACAATATTAAAGACGTGCTTGTGCGCACGTATGATAATATTGAGCTTCTTCACAACCGAAAAGGCGATGTAACCGGCATTCCAACCGGATTTGCCGAGCTGGACCGGATGACCGCAGGGTTCCAGCGAAATGATTTAATTATTGTTGCCGCACGTCCGTCTGTCGGGAAAACGGCATTTGCTCTTAATATTGCCCAAAACGTCGCAACAAATACGGACGAAACGGTTGCGATCTTTAGTCTTGAGATGGGGGCAGAGCAGCTGGTTATGCGGATGCTCTGCGCAGAAGGAAATATTAATGCGCAAAGCCTGCGGACAGGCACCCTGACGGATGAAGACTGGCGCAAGCTGACAATGGCAATGGGCAGCTTGTCTAATTCAGGTATCTATATTGATGATACGCCGGGTGTACGCATTGGAGAAATCCGCTCCAAATGCCGCCGGCTGAAGCAGGAGCAGGGACTGGGCATGATTTTGATCGACTACCTGCAGCTCATTCAAGGGAATGGACGCTCCGGCGAAAACCGCCAGCAGGAAGTATCGGAAATTTCCCGTTCCTTAAAAGCGCTCGCCCGTGAGCTGGAAGTGCCGGTTATTGCGCTCTCCCAGCTTTCCCGTGGCGTGGAGCAGCGGCAGGACAAGCGTCCAATGATGTCCGATATCCGGGAATCTGGATCGATTGAGCAGGATGCCGATATTGTAGCGTTCTTGTACCGGGATGATTATTACGATAAAGAAACCGAAAACAAAAATATGATCGAGATCATTATTGCCAAGCAGCGGAACGGCCCGACTGGAACAGTCGAGCTCGCTTTCGTGAAGGAATACAATAAATTCGTAAATGTGGAACGGCGCATGGATGAAATGGGAGCGCCGCCCGGAGCATAA
- a CDS encoding adenylosuccinate synthase translates to MSSVVVVGTQWGDEGKGKVTDFLSENAEVVARYQGGNNAGHTIKFNGVTYKLHLIPSGIFYSDKICVIGNGMVVDPKALVKELEYLHGHGVSTENLRISNRAHVILPYHLKIDEVEEERKGANKIGTTKKGIGPAYMDKAARMGIRMADLLDRETFEEKLTHNIAEKNRLLERFYETEGFKVEDILDEYYEYGQQIKDLVCDTSVVLNDALDEGRRVLFEGAQGVMLDIDQGTYPFVTSSNPVAGGVTIGSGVGPSKITHVVGVSKAYTTRVGDGPFPTELNNEIGDQIREVGREYGTTTGRPRRVGWFDSVVVRHARRVSGITDLSLNSIDVLTGIETLKICTAYRYKDELITEYPANLRVLAECEPVYEELPGWTEDITGVKDLSELPANARHYIERVSQLTGIPLSVFSVGPDRNQTNIVRSVWS, encoded by the coding sequence ATGTCATCAGTAGTTGTAGTAGGAACGCAATGGGGCGATGAAGGAAAAGGGAAAGTAACCGATTTTCTTTCTGAAAACGCAGAAGTCGTAGCCCGTTACCAAGGCGGTAACAACGCAGGTCATACAATTAAATTTAACGGTGTTACATACAAACTTCACTTGATTCCATCTGGTATTTTTTATTCGGATAAAATTTGCGTAATCGGCAACGGTATGGTTGTAGATCCAAAAGCACTTGTAAAAGAGCTGGAATATTTGCATGGACATGGCGTGTCAACAGAAAACCTGCGCATTTCAAACCGTGCGCACGTGATTTTGCCATACCACTTGAAAATTGATGAAGTGGAAGAAGAGCGCAAAGGCGCCAATAAAATCGGCACAACGAAAAAAGGCATCGGCCCTGCTTATATGGATAAAGCTGCACGGATGGGAATCCGCATGGCTGACCTTTTGGATCGCGAAACATTTGAAGAAAAGCTGACGCATAACATTGCAGAAAAAAATCGCCTGCTTGAGCGCTTCTACGAAACAGAAGGCTTTAAAGTGGAAGATATTCTGGACGAATACTATGAGTACGGACAGCAAATCAAAGACCTTGTCTGTGATACATCCGTTGTCCTGAACGATGCGCTTGATGAAGGCCGCCGCGTTCTATTTGAAGGCGCCCAGGGCGTTATGCTTGATATCGACCAGGGAACATATCCGTTTGTTACTTCTTCGAATCCAGTTGCCGGCGGTGTAACAATTGGTTCGGGTGTCGGCCCATCCAAAATTACACATGTTGTTGGCGTATCCAAAGCTTATACAACTCGTGTCGGCGATGGTCCGTTCCCAACGGAGCTGAACAACGAAATCGGAGATCAAATTCGTGAAGTGGGCCGTGAATATGGTACAACAACAGGCCGTCCGCGCCGTGTTGGCTGGTTTGACAGTGTTGTTGTACGCCATGCGCGCCGTGTGAGCGGAATCACAGATCTTTCACTGAATTCAATCGACGTACTAACAGGAATTGAAACGTTGAAAATTTGTACAGCGTACCGTTACAAAGACGAGCTAATCACAGAATACCCAGCGAACCTTCGCGTACTTGCAGAGTGCGAGCCGGTATATGAAGAGCTTCCAGGCTGGACAGAAGATATTACAGGTGTGAAAGATTTAAGTGAGCTTCCGGCAAATGCACGCCATTACATCGAACGTGTGTCGCAGCTGACTGGTATCCCATTGTCTGTTTTCTCAGTAGGCCCAGACCGTAACCAGACAAATATAGTCCGCAGTGTGTGGAGTTAA
- the walK gene encoding cell wall metabolism sensor histidine kinase WalK, translated as MKRVGFFRSIQMKFVLIYVLLILFAMQIISVYFVNSLEEKFTNNFKESLAQRVELLEYNVREEILKERDEESKTLEQDVRTILEDFSAGDVIEVRVIDVNSRIIGTSDSNKRDLVGQRMPADISVKRALSAGATEDKMYVDENNGKRVWVRTSPILSNSEVKGAIYLVADIETVYGQLDDINEILFSAAILALAITAVLGITLARTITRPITDMRRQAVALGKGNFSRKVKVYGQDEIGELAVTFNNLTKRLQEAQATTEGERRKLSSVLSYMTDGVIATDRRGRVILINEPASKMLNVSRETVISQPIVSLLNLEEDYSFDDLLNEQDSVILDYSTHDRPYVLRANFSVIQKETGFVNGLITVLHDITEQEKIEMERREFVTNVSHELRTPLTTMRSYLEALAEGAWQDPDIAPNFLEVTQTETERMIRLVNDLLQLSKFDSQEYNLMKKDTDFIEFFNKIIDRFEMTKSQEVTFRRKLPRYPIYVTIDQDKLTQVIDNIISNALKYSPEGGLVSFKVEEHGDTIQVSISDQGMGIPKKSLERIFERFYRVDRARSRKMGGTGLGLAIAKELITAHGGHIWATSVEGKGTTIFFTLPADLSEEDDWE; from the coding sequence ATGAAACGGGTAGGTTTTTTTCGTTCGATACAAATGAAATTCGTGCTGATTTATGTGCTGCTTATTTTATTTGCGATGCAGATTATCAGTGTTTATTTTGTTAATTCACTTGAAGAAAAATTCACCAATAACTTTAAAGAGTCTTTGGCGCAGCGGGTTGAATTGCTGGAATATAATGTGCGTGAAGAAATATTAAAAGAGCGGGATGAAGAGTCAAAGACGCTCGAGCAGGATGTACGCACTATTTTAGAGGATTTTTCAGCGGGTGATGTTATTGAAGTGCGGGTGATCGATGTGAACAGCCGCATTATCGGTACGTCTGATTCGAATAAACGCGACCTCGTCGGCCAGCGTATGCCGGCGGATATTTCCGTGAAACGGGCACTGTCAGCAGGAGCCACAGAAGATAAAATGTATGTGGATGAAAACAACGGCAAGCGTGTCTGGGTACGGACTTCACCGATTTTGTCTAACAGCGAAGTGAAAGGCGCCATTTATCTCGTTGCAGATATTGAAACGGTGTACGGCCAGCTCGATGACATTAATGAAATCCTGTTTTCAGCTGCCATTTTGGCGCTGGCGATTACCGCTGTTTTAGGGATCACGCTGGCACGGACCATTACTCGGCCGATCACCGATATGAGACGGCAGGCAGTGGCGCTTGGGAAAGGGAATTTCTCCCGTAAAGTAAAAGTGTACGGGCAGGATGAAATTGGTGAACTGGCCGTTACCTTTAATAACTTAACGAAACGGCTTCAGGAAGCCCAGGCCACAACAGAAGGGGAACGGCGCAAGCTGTCATCGGTTCTTTCTTATATGACGGATGGCGTAATCGCGACCGACCGGCGCGGCCGGGTGATTTTAATTAATGAGCCGGCATCTAAAATGCTGAATGTTTCACGTGAAACAGTTATTTCACAGCCGATTGTTTCATTGCTCAATCTGGAAGAGGACTATTCCTTTGATGATTTACTGAATGAGCAGGATTCCGTTATTTTGGACTACAGTACGCACGACAGGCCTTATGTGCTGCGCGCGAACTTTTCGGTCATTCAAAAAGAAACAGGCTTTGTGAACGGGCTTATTACTGTTTTGCACGATATTACCGAGCAGGAAAAAATCGAAATGGAGCGCCGTGAGTTTGTAACGAACGTTTCACATGAATTGCGGACACCGCTGACAACGATGCGAAGCTACCTCGAAGCGCTTGCGGAAGGCGCCTGGCAGGACCCGGACATCGCCCCGAATTTCCTTGAGGTCACCCAGACGGAAACGGAGCGGATGATTCGGCTTGTGAACGATTTGCTGCAGCTTTCAAAGTTTGACAGCCAGGAATACAATTTAATGAAAAAGGATACTGATTTTATTGAGTTTTTCAATAAGATTATTGACCGTTTTGAGATGACAAAATCTCAGGAAGTAACGTTCCGGCGCAAGCTGCCGCGCTATCCGATTTATGTAACGATCGATCAGGATAAGCTTACCCAGGTGATCGATAATATTATTTCCAATGCGCTGAAATATTCACCGGAAGGCGGCCTTGTTTCTTTTAAAGTAGAGGAACATGGAGATACCATTCAAGTCAGCATCAGTGACCAGGGAATGGGGATTCCGAAAAAAAGTCTGGAGCGTATTTTCGAGCGCTTTTACCGGGTAGACCGGGCCCGTTCAAGAAAAATGGGCGGCACCGGCCTGGGGCTTGCCATTGCAAAAGAACTCATTACCGCGCACGGCGGCCACATTTGGGCGACAAGTGTGGAAGGGAAAGGGACGACGATTTTCTTTACACTGCCGGCGGATCTTTCCGAAGAGGATGATTGGGAATGA
- a CDS encoding methyl-accepting chemotaxis protein: MKSIRMKFMLPIAIILISAFAFVIFFTGLKTEQRIEKNAAAQTKEFVKELNNSADAFLQKYEESILLLSESAQVLGYAQLAQSDKQLDGEADRELQAVFNRYTDIYKETLSVYYTSAAGTFKMAPATSLLKDFNPLEELAYKQAAESGQPVWSEPYQSETGDDIITVSKAIMSGSEVLGVIGVDIDLTSMTNRMNKLNVGYEGYPVVLSEQGRALVHPSQKGKDVSKDALMGAMLAGEKSGILEKENQLIVYDTAAQTGWKIGAVYEKSHLFSVSDEMKKILALTALSALAVVMLVVFWLTSNITKPLQTLKASVKQVAEGNLQTHVYVSGRDETAELSRNFNEMVVKMRSIVGVTEDAAKNVRESIENLNIAVQEINESGTAAASALDELTHGTERSANGSQKAADRSRELGTLISSISGEADAMTQLAGTAAQAAETGARHVSVMAESMGASAERMDAAMKSISTLAEDIKRIEDIVHVIEGISAQTNLLALNASIEAARAGSHGKGFAVVAQEVRKLAEQSGKAAGEIHKKIAAVQEGSIQAIQTVTEAGGYITAQTEAVQETEGVFVHQEEVVQKMKAAIAEMVRGIRTADQEKDTVVYTAGQLAEEAKVSAFSCEEAQERTRTQLLAIEGVAAASEQLSLLNEELIHAIHQFQI, encoded by the coding sequence ATGAAATCAATTCGAATGAAATTTATGCTTCCCATTGCGATTATTCTGATCAGTGCCTTTGCTTTTGTTATTTTTTTTACTGGATTAAAAACAGAACAGCGGATTGAAAAAAATGCAGCCGCCCAAACAAAAGAGTTTGTAAAAGAATTAAACAATTCTGCGGATGCCTTTTTGCAAAAGTACGAAGAAAGTATTCTACTTTTATCCGAAAGCGCACAAGTACTCGGATATGCCCAGCTGGCGCAGTCGGATAAACAGCTGGACGGCGAAGCAGACAGGGAGCTGCAGGCTGTGTTTAACCGGTACACCGATATTTATAAGGAAACACTAAGCGTTTACTATACATCAGCAGCCGGCACCTTTAAAATGGCACCTGCCACATCGCTTCTAAAAGATTTTAACCCGTTAGAGGAGCTCGCCTATAAGCAGGCAGCCGAAAGCGGACAGCCGGTGTGGAGTGAACCGTATCAAAGCGAAACAGGGGACGATATTATTACAGTCTCCAAAGCCATTATGAGCGGCTCAGAAGTGCTCGGCGTCATTGGGGTTGATATTGACTTAACGAGCATGACCAATCGAATGAACAAGCTGAACGTCGGCTACGAAGGGTACCCGGTTGTCCTATCCGAGCAAGGAAGGGCACTTGTTCACCCATCTCAAAAAGGCAAAGATGTATCAAAAGATGCGCTGATGGGAGCGATGTTAGCTGGTGAAAAAAGCGGCATTTTAGAAAAAGAAAACCAGCTGATTGTTTACGATACAGCTGCACAGACCGGCTGGAAAATCGGGGCGGTCTACGAAAAGAGCCATTTGTTCAGCGTTTCAGACGAAATGAAAAAAATTCTGGCCCTTACAGCGCTGTCGGCACTTGCCGTTGTGATGCTTGTTGTGTTTTGGCTGACATCAAACATTACAAAGCCGCTTCAAACATTGAAAGCCTCTGTGAAACAAGTGGCAGAAGGCAACTTGCAAACACACGTTTATGTTTCAGGAAGGGACGAAACAGCGGAACTAAGCCGCAATTTTAATGAAATGGTCGTGAAAATGCGCAGCATTGTCGGGGTGACAGAAGATGCAGCGAAAAATGTAAGGGAATCCATTGAGAACTTGAATATCGCGGTACAGGAAATCAATGAATCCGGAACAGCAGCAGCGTCTGCGCTGGATGAATTAACTCATGGAACGGAAAGATCCGCAAACGGCTCGCAAAAAGCAGCGGATCGTTCAAGGGAGCTGGGCACGTTAATCAGCTCCATATCAGGTGAAGCAGATGCCATGACTCAGCTTGCTGGCACGGCAGCCCAGGCAGCTGAAACAGGAGCAAGGCATGTCTCGGTGATGGCAGAATCTATGGGTGCTTCTGCTGAAAGAATGGACGCAGCGATGAAGTCTATTAGCACACTGGCAGAGGACATTAAACGCATTGAAGACATTGTACATGTTATTGAAGGGATATCCGCTCAGACAAACCTGCTGGCGCTCAATGCATCGATTGAAGCAGCGCGGGCAGGCAGCCACGGCAAAGGCTTCGCAGTGGTTGCCCAGGAAGTGAGAAAGCTTGCTGAGCAGTCGGGCAAGGCGGCCGGTGAGATACATAAAAAAATTGCGGCGGTGCAGGAAGGGTCCATTCAAGCGATCCAGACGGTAACGGAAGCAGGCGGATACATTACCGCGCAAACAGAAGCGGTACAGGAAACCGAAGGAGTATTTGTTCATCAGGAAGAAGTTGTGCAGAAAATGAAGGCAGCGATTGCCGAAATGGTCAGAGGGATTCGTACAGCCGATCAGGAAAAAGATACAGTTGTGTATACGGCCGGCCAGCTGGCGGAAGAAGCCAAAGTTTCGGCTTTTTCCTGTGAAGAAGCCCAGGAAAGAACGCGGACGCAGCTGTTGGCCATTGAGGGCGTAGCGGCGGCTTCCGAACAGCTGTCTTTACTTAATGAAGAATTGATTCACGCAATACACCAATTTCAAATATGA
- a CDS encoding YybS family protein produces the protein MPKCLVNERSVKVERTKVITEGAMMLAIFAILLAVSVYVPIISIVGALFLLLPFLIYSAKYPAGPAFGLLACSVALSFIIGGVISVPLAIMYGTTGLMMGALIRRQSDGWIVYMGGSLVFLLNLIVQYAAAMWLFDISFADEFSKAFKESAAETSRVLGQEVPYTGEEINTLIEYMNAILPAILTALAFLTVLLLRTVNYPIAKRLGVKIKPLQPFRTVRLPRTILWYYLLLMAGAIFVQPEPGTSWYDIYVNVLFILQACLYIQGLSFVFFFAHSKKWPKAIPVLAALLSIPLIPLLYLIRLLGIIDLGFDLRQRMQKKR, from the coding sequence ATGCCGAAATGCTTGGTAAATGAACGGAGTGTTAAAGTGGAAAGAACAAAAGTCATAACAGAAGGAGCAATGATGCTGGCCATCTTTGCGATTCTACTGGCGGTCTCCGTCTACGTACCGATTATCTCTATTGTCGGCGCGCTTTTTTTACTGCTTCCTTTTTTGATATACAGTGCTAAATATCCGGCCGGGCCGGCTTTTGGGCTGCTTGCTTGTTCGGTAGCGCTGTCCTTTATAATAGGAGGCGTAATCTCTGTGCCTCTGGCGATTATGTACGGAACAACCGGCTTGATGATGGGGGCACTCATCCGCAGGCAGTCAGATGGCTGGATTGTTTATATGGGTGGAAGTCTCGTATTTTTATTAAATTTGATTGTGCAGTATGCGGCAGCCATGTGGCTTTTTGATATTTCGTTTGCAGACGAATTCAGTAAAGCCTTTAAGGAGTCAGCAGCCGAAACAAGCCGCGTGCTCGGACAGGAAGTGCCTTACACAGGCGAGGAAATCAATACGCTGATTGAGTATATGAACGCTATTTTACCGGCGATTCTCACAGCGCTGGCTTTTCTTACGGTGCTGCTTTTAAGAACGGTGAATTACCCGATTGCCAAACGGCTCGGCGTCAAAATAAAACCGCTTCAGCCATTCCGGACAGTACGTCTGCCCCGGACAATCCTTTGGTATTATCTCCTTTTAATGGCAGGAGCTATTTTTGTTCAGCCGGAGCCCGGTACAAGCTGGTATGATATTTATGTGAACGTGCTGTTTATTTTGCAGGCATGCTTATATATACAAGGTTTGTCTTTTGTTTTTTTCTTTGCCCACAGCAAAAAATGGCCAAAAGCCATCCCGGTTTTAGCGGCCCTTTTATCAATTCCTCTAATTCCGCTTCTTTATCTTATCCGATTATTAGGTATAATTGATTTAGGGTTCGACTTAAGACAACGGATGCAAAAAAAGCGGTAA
- a CDS encoding DHH family phosphoesterase — MLSYYNRRMIQVPIIVITLVLVAASAWLFSYNWAAGAGLLTLTIFLLLFLYLAERKMHEDVQKYVATLSYRLQKVGEETLQELPIGILLYNKEYTIEWANAFLTSYFQEETLVGESLYEVAEPLLSAIKSGKEAMLNLNDKTFRVVSKPDERLLYFFDVTEEERVARQFREEKTTLSIIFLDNYDDLTQGMDDQTKSSLNSLVTSMLNGWAKKHGMFLKRVSSERFFTVMNERILAKLEEDKFSILDEVREETAKHYAPLTLSIGIGQGVVPLPELGDLAQSSLDLALGRGGDQAAIKQGDGKVKFYGGKTNPTEKRTRVRARVISHALRDIVTESDKVIVMGHKYPDMDAVGASMGIRHVAELNGREGYIVVDPAQVDTAVKRLLNELKEQNPELHSRIITPEEALEIATNRTLLVVVDTHKPSLVIEGKLLSRAERVVVIDHHRRGEEFIKNPLLVYMEPYASSTAELVTELLEYQPKTKKISMLESTALLAGIIVDTKSFSLRTGARTFDAAAYLRTNGADTILVQKFLKEDIGTYIQRSQLIETVYFYKDGLAIAKGDDDYVYDSVLIAQAADTILTMNGVQASFVIARRSEEMIGISARSLGEVNVQIIMEQLNGGGHLTNAATQIRDASVEDAEMELCRVIDEVTEGGNEE, encoded by the coding sequence ATGCTTTCGTATTATAACAGGCGGATGATTCAAGTACCGATCATTGTCATTACGCTTGTGCTTGTGGCCGCGTCGGCCTGGCTGTTCTCCTACAATTGGGCTGCCGGCGCCGGCTTGCTTACATTGACGATTTTTCTGCTCCTCTTTTTATATTTGGCAGAAAGAAAAATGCATGAAGATGTACAGAAGTATGTGGCCACTTTATCGTACCGCCTTCAAAAAGTCGGTGAAGAAACGCTTCAGGAGCTGCCGATTGGCATTCTGCTTTATAATAAGGAGTATACAATCGAATGGGCGAATGCTTTTTTAACCTCTTACTTTCAAGAGGAGACCCTTGTTGGCGAATCGCTTTATGAAGTAGCGGAACCTTTGCTTTCGGCTATTAAAAGCGGCAAAGAAGCTATGCTTAACTTAAACGACAAAACCTTTCGTGTGGTGTCAAAACCAGATGAACGGCTTCTTTACTTTTTTGATGTGACCGAAGAAGAACGGGTCGCCCGCCAGTTTAGAGAAGAAAAAACCACGCTCAGCATCATCTTTCTCGATAACTACGATGATTTAACACAGGGGATGGATGATCAAACAAAAAGCAGCTTAAACAGCCTGGTTACTTCTATGCTCAATGGCTGGGCGAAAAAACACGGCATGTTTTTAAAACGTGTGTCGTCGGAACGCTTTTTTACTGTGATGAACGAGCGTATTTTAGCCAAACTTGAAGAAGATAAGTTTTCCATTTTGGATGAAGTGCGTGAAGAAACGGCTAAGCATTATGCCCCGCTGACATTGAGCATTGGTATCGGACAGGGAGTTGTTCCACTGCCGGAATTGGGCGATCTCGCTCAATCCAGTTTGGATCTGGCTCTTGGACGCGGCGGTGACCAGGCTGCCATCAAGCAGGGAGACGGGAAAGTAAAGTTTTACGGGGGGAAAACAAATCCAACCGAGAAACGGACACGGGTGCGTGCCCGCGTGATTTCACACGCACTTCGTGACATCGTAACTGAGAGTGACAAAGTGATCGTGATGGGCCACAAGTATCCGGATATGGATGCAGTTGGTGCTTCAATGGGTATTCGCCATGTTGCAGAATTAAATGGGCGGGAAGGTTATATTGTCGTTGATCCTGCACAAGTCGATACGGCAGTGAAACGACTGCTTAACGAGCTGAAAGAACAGAATCCTGAACTTCATTCAAGAATTATTACACCAGAAGAAGCGCTTGAAATTGCAACGAATCGAACCTTGCTTGTTGTGGTGGATACCCATAAGCCATCGCTTGTCATTGAAGGAAAACTGCTTTCCAGAGCGGAACGAGTGGTCGTGATCGATCACCATCGGCGCGGAGAAGAATTTATTAAAAACCCGCTTCTTGTTTATATGGAGCCCTATGCTTCTTCTACGGCAGAGCTTGTCACAGAGCTGTTGGAATATCAGCCGAAAACAAAAAAAATATCGATGCTTGAGTCAACGGCCCTGCTTGCTGGTATAATTGTCGATACAAAAAGTTTTTCACTGCGGACTGGAGCCCGCACGTTTGACGCAGCTGCTTATTTACGTACAAACGGTGCGGATACGATTTTAGTTCAAAAGTTTTTAAAAGAAGATATTGGCACCTACATTCAGCGTAGCCAGCTGATTGAAACGGTTTATTTTTATAAAGACGGCCTGGCGATTGCCAAAGGCGATGATGATTATGTGTATGATTCTGTCTTAATTGCCCAGGCAGCGGATACGATTTTGACCATGAACGGGGTCCAGGCATCGTTTGTGATTGCCCGCCGGTCCGAAGAAATGATCGGGATCAGTGCCCGCTCACTTGGCGAAGTCAATGTACAGATCATTATGGAGCAGTTGAACGGAGGCGGCCATTTAACAAATGCTGCAACGCAAATTCGGGACGCTTCTGTAGAAGACGCTGAAATGGAGCTGTGCCGCGTTATCGATGAAGTCACTGAAGGAGGAAATGAAGAATGA